The nucleotide sequence GTCGTAATGGAGGGCGCTGAGGACTTCGAAGTTCGAATGGATGTCGAGTTGTGGCGCACCAGCAGACGGTATATCACCGATACAATTGAACTTGAATCCGCCTATCATTTATCCGGCCCTAACCCCAATCCGATTGTAATCGAACCGGATACAGTAGTTCCAGACCAAAAAGACCGCGTGGTCTGGTATCACCGCAACCCCTCTTCGATATGGAAAGATAATCTCGAACTACAGGATTTAGAGGAATTCATCCCCAAGCTCAAAGACCCCCTAATTAACCGCACCTTCGGCGCAATCGTCCAGGGCGAAGGCTTAGTCACTGCGGGTGAGTTATCGCTGGCATCAAAGAAAGCCGACAAGAAGTTTTCGATCGATTTTCACGTCCTCACGACTCAAACCGATACGCCTGATGAATGGATTGGCAAGGTCGAGAAGGGCATGGCGAAGATAAATGCCATCCCCAAGAAGACCCGATATGATGACCACTGCCAATGGTGGGAAGCGTTCTGGAACCGAAGTTGGATTTATGTGACCGAGAGTTGGGATTCGTTCGGCGTCACCCAGGGCTATACTCTGCAGCGATTTATCAACGCATGCGGTGGGCGTGGGGAGCAGCCGATTAAGTTCAACGGCTCGATTTTTACTGTTGACGGTTGGCCTTCGCGGCCTATGACGGACGGCAGCATTCCCGATGCCGATTACCGATGCTGGGGCGGCGCTTTTTATTGGTTCCAGAATACGCGTCTTATTTATTGGAGCCTCCTCGCAAGCGGCGATTTCGACCTCATGCAGCCTTTCTTCAAGATGTTCTATGACGCTTTGCCCATCGGCAAACACCGCGCGCGGAATATGTATAACACTGACGGAGCGGTTTTCGGCGAGGTCATCAGCTTCTGGGGAACTTTCACCAACAATTGGTATAACTTCAAATCCAAGGATGAGCGGGAGAAGTTGAAGGATAGGTTCGGTTTAACTCTCTACCAACAAGGCGCCATCGAACTCTCCGCGATGATGCTTGATTACTTCGAAATCACTCAAGATGAGAAGTTCGCCGCCGAGATGATGCTCCCATTGGTTAGCGAGGTCATGATCTTCTTCGACCAGCATTGGGGACGCGACGAGAACGGCAAAATCAGGTTCGACCCATCGGTTGGGCTGGAAACCTGGGCTAAAACCGTCAACCCCATGCCCGAAGTCGCCGGTCTGAAATGGGTGCTGACAAAGCTGCTCGAACTACCCATTGAGCTAACCACCGAAGC is from bacterium and encodes:
- a CDS encoding DUF5703 domain-containing protein, which gives rise to MLEKYNVVWDTPSENCYGSMPLGNGDIGLNLWVQQDGGLYFYISKTDAWSETARLLKLGRVRVGITPSPFKKGMHFKQTLNLKTAEILIEVNQIKMRVWVDANNPVIHVVMEGAEDFEVRMDVELWRTSRRYITDTIELESAYHLSGPNPNPIVIEPDTVVPDQKDRVVWYHRNPSSIWKDNLELQDLEEFIPKLKDPLINRTFGAIVQGEGLVTAGELSLASKKADKKFSIDFHVLTTQTDTPDEWIGKVEKGMAKINAIPKKTRYDDHCQWWEAFWNRSWIYVTESWDSFGVTQGYTLQRFINACGGRGEQPIKFNGSIFTVDGWPSRPMTDGSIPDADYRCWGGAFYWFQNTRLIYWSLLASGDFDLMQPFFKMFYDALPIGKHRARNMYNTDGAVFGEVISFWGTFTNNWYNFKSKDEREKLKDRFGLTLYQQGAIELSAMMLDYFEITQDEKFAAEMMLPLVSEVMIFFDQHWGRDENGKIRFDPSVGLETWAKTVNPMPEVAGLKWVLTKLLELPIELTTEAQRTGWSKTLNDLPEIPTRELLGMKMLSPAQEFANYANSENVELYAIFPYRLFGVDKPDLEMATLTFAHRFRQVTGGWQQDAIQAAYLGNATSASQDVERNFLTKDPHSRFPAFWGPNFDYVPDQDHGTVASTALQRMLMHTEGKKIILFPAWPHFWSVHFKLHAPYNTTVEGIYENRELKELKVSPEDRAKDVVIIEPRHM